Proteins encoded by one window of Candidatus Paceibacterota bacterium:
- a CDS encoding ice-binding family protein, whose amino-acid sequence MKKINENLSAVALAVSLVFVGTAPIAVLAAGPEVINLGSAGNFAILAKSGISTTGTTLVVGDIGVSPAAATLITGFGLILPSASAFSTSVQVTGKVYASDYAVPTPSNMTTSISNMETAYTDGAGRTNPTATELGAGNIGGMTLVPGLYKWGTGVTIPSDVTISGGANDVWIFQIAQNLEISSNVKIILSGGAQSSNIFWVVAGQTTIGTGAVFNGNILDQTAIVLNTGATLNGRALAQTAVTLDANSVNIPSVSISTTPATPAIPAVTTVTPTVSATPAVPATPASSVTTTYTTQSSVNETDSGCFSGNKFSITTGRNCVSSSVTTMNDSGCFSGNKFSITTGTACIPGASSRGIGQEVRAITANLREGGRGSDVLALQQFLISENKGSAAVALSRVGATSYFGVLTREALAEFQARVGISPALGNFGTITRGFISEHY is encoded by the coding sequence ATGAAAAAAATTAATGAAAACTTATCAGCAGTAGCGTTGGCTGTCTCCCTTGTTTTTGTAGGAACAGCGCCAATAGCTGTGCTTGCAGCAGGACCTGAAGTGATTAATCTTGGGTCAGCTGGAAATTTTGCTATTTTGGCAAAATCTGGAATATCGACTACAGGCACCACTTTAGTTGTTGGTGATATTGGGGTTAGTCCAGCAGCCGCAACACTTATAACCGGATTCGGGTTGATTCTTCCTTCTGCATCAGCATTTTCTACATCAGTACAAGTTACCGGGAAAGTGTATGCCTCTGATTATGCTGTTCCAACACCATCTAATATGACTACCTCAATCAGTAATATGGAAACTGCCTACACTGACGGTGCGGGTAGAACAAATCCTACCGCGACTGAATTAGGTGCCGGAAACATAGGCGGAATGACACTTGTTCCCGGATTATACAAATGGGGTACAGGCGTAACAATACCATCTGACGTTACCATTTCAGGTGGTGCGAATGATGTCTGGATTTTTCAGATAGCACAGAATCTTGAGATTAGTTCAAACGTTAAAATTATTTTAAGTGGAGGAGCGCAATCCAGTAATATTTTCTGGGTAGTAGCAGGTCAGACAACTATCGGCACAGGAGCCGTTTTTAATGGAAATATTTTGGACCAGACAGCGATTGTGCTGAATACTGGCGCAACGTTAAATGGTAGAGCACTTGCACAGACCGCGGTTACTCTTGATGCGAATTCCGTTAATATTCCTTCGGTTTCTATTTCCACTACTCCCGCTACACCAGCAATTCCAGCTGTTACAACAGTGACTCCTACGGTTTCTGCTACACCTGCTGTGCCTGCAACCCCAGCTTCATCTGTAACTACAACCTATACAACTCAATCTTCAGTTAACGAAACCGACTCTGGATGTTTTTCTGGAAATAAATTTAGCATAACAACTGGTCGCAATTGCGTTTCTTCAAGTGTGACCACTATGAATGACTCAGGATGTTTTTCGGGAAATAAATTCAGCATAACAACGGGCACTGCCTGTATCCCCGGAGCTTCTTCCCGTGGCATTGGACAAGAAGTCCGAGCAATTACAGCCAACCTTAGGGAGGGTGGTAGAGGTAGTGATGTATTAGCTCTTCAACAGTTTTTGATTTCAGAAAACAAAGGTTCGGCTGCTGTGGCTCTGTCTAGAGTTGGTGCCACGTCTTACTTTGGAGTCTTGACTCGTGAGGCTTTGGCTGAATTTCAAGCAAGGGTAGGGATTAGTCCGGCTTTGGGAAATTTTGGAACAATAACACGCGGATTTATAAGTGAGCATTATTAA
- a CDS encoding response regulator, translating into MIKKALKEINSKKKDISSKKKTILVIEDDRPLLEVINAKLEKSGFGVISARSVEEAFNAKLEKNSPKAITVLSIEQALKYIESLERVDAVWLDHHLLGEEDGLAFVKKFKANGGRWNKIPVFVVSNAASPKTIKSYIDSGVSKYYVKSNHRLDEIIEDINLLLKSFK; encoded by the coding sequence ATGATTAAAAAAGCTTTAAAAGAAATTAACAGCAAAAAAAAAGATATTTCTAGTAAAAAGAAAACAATCTTGGTTATAGAAGATGATCGACCTTTGCTCGAGGTGATAAACGCAAAACTTGAGAAAAGCGGTTTTGGAGTTATCTCTGCTCGGAGTGTTGAAGAAGCTTTTAATGCAAAACTCGAAAAAAATTCTCCTAAGGCGATTACTGTGCTCAGTATTGAACAAGCTCTTAAATATATCGAAAGCTTGGAGAGAGTTGATGCGGTTTGGCTCGACCATCATCTCCTAGGAGAAGAAGATGGTCTTGCTTTTGTTAAAAAATTTAAAGCAAACGGTGGAAGGTGGAATAAAATACCCGTTTTTGTTGTTTCTAATGCCGCAAGTCCTAAAACAATAAAGTCATATATTGATTCCGGTGTAAGCAAGTATTACGTTAAATCTAACCATCGTCTTGATGAAATCATTGAAGATATAAATTTATTACTAAAATCATTTAAGTAA